The genomic stretch GCAGGTGAGCTCTCCGCTGCTGCTCTTCTCGTGTTTTCTGCCCGACAGGGGGTGCCCCGCCTCGGTGAACCCGCCGAGCACATGGGGGGCCTTGGCGATACGCGGGTGGCATTGCAGGCAGCCTTCGGATATGGGGAGGCGCAGCTGGAATATGTTCGGAGCGGCATGGGGGTCATGGCATACCGAGCACATGCCTGCGGCAACAGGCGGATGCAGGCCGGGCTTGATGAAGTCGGCCTTATCGTGGCAGGTGAAGCAGAGGTCGGCGCCCTGGGCGATGGTGAGCTTTCTGGTGTCGCTCTCATGCGGCTCGTGGCAGCTCGTACACATCCCTGAAGCGGTCGGGGCGTGGGTATAGGTATCCTTGAAATACGCCGCCTCATGGCAGGTAAAGCACAAATCGGGGATAGCCGTTATGAGCAGGCGCCGAGCTGAGGATGCATGCGGCTCGTGGCAGCTCATGCACTTTCCGTTCAGCACCGGAGGATGGTGCCTCTTCTTCGTGGGAGATATGTAGCGCTCCTCATTGTGGCATGTAAAGCAGAGGCGGGGCATCTCTGCAAGGAGGAGCCTTTTCGCATCGCTGCTGTGCGGGTCGTGGCATGAGGTGCATTTGCCGTCGGCGACG from Nitrospirota bacterium encodes the following:
- a CDS encoding cytochrome c3 family protein is translated as MMPGKGYRLPVVVILAAVVVLSIAGRAPARQYPDCLQCHIHKKKAEGKYVHPIYKQGCHSCHTNAHLQESPFPKFLFNKGVDLCWACHEKAKFSRTVGHPPVAKGECLSCHDVHTSDTAKLLLAPMPDLCFMCHDKETFVNHTSHPPVADGKCTSCHDPHSSDAKRLLLAEMPRLCFTCHNEERYISPTKKRHHPPVLNGKCMSCHEPHASSARRLLITAIPDLCFTCHEAAYFKDTYTHAPTASGMCTSCHEPHESDTRKLTIAQGADLCFTCHDKADFIKPGLHPPVAAGMCSVCHDPHAAPNIFQLRLPISEGCLQCHPRIAKAPHVLGGFTEAGHPLSGRKHEKSSSGELTCASCHTPHSSDYMKLFRYPAEKPMDLCKNCHEHPSGG